A stretch of DNA from Dokdonia sp. PRO95:
ATACGGAAGTAATTTTGAAGTGTTACCGTTGCAAAAGTTTGTGTAGCATCCTCAATTTTTACATTTTCTTTTGCCTCAATCGCTTGGTGTAGACCATCACTGTAGCGACGACCGTCCATAATACGACCGGTTTGCTCATCTACAATCATTACTTTGTTATCCATTACTACATACTCTGTATCTTTTTCAAATAAAGTGTATGCTTTAAGCAATTGGTTCATGGTGTGGATACGCTCAGACTTAATCCCAAAATCTTTAAAAAGCTCTTCTTTTTCTGCAGCTTCTTCTTCTGGTGATAATCCTTTTGCCTCTATTTTTCCTATCTCAAGGCCTATCTCAGGCATTGTGAAGAAATCAGGGTTTTCTTTTCCAGAAAGTGTTTCTATCCCTTTATCAGTAAGTTCAATCTGGTTGTTCTTTTCGTCTATCGTGAAGTATAGTGCCTCATCTATTTGATGCATTTCACGGTTATTATCTTGCATGTAGAAGTTCTCCGTCTTTTGTAATAATTGACGTATTCCTTCTTCACTCAAGTATTTTATAAGGGCTTTATTTTTAGGTAACCCACGGTATACTCGTAAGAGTTGTTTACCACCTTCCTTTGTGTCACCAGCAGCAATAAGTTTTTTTGCTTCTGGAAGTACTTTTACAAGCTCCTGACGTTGTATGTTTACAATCTTCTCAATTTGCGGCTTAAGCGCATTAAATTCATGCACATCTCCCTTAGGTACAGGTCCAGAAATAATAAGTGGTGTACGTGCATCATCTACAAGAACAGAATCTACCTCATCTACAATCGCATAATTAGGAGGTCTTTGTACAAGATCTTCAGGTTTATGTGACATATTATCACGTAGGTAGTCAAAACCAAATTCGTTATTTGTACCATAAGTAATATCTGCCGCATATGCTGCACGACGCTCAGGGCTATTAGGTCTGTGATAATCTATACAATCTATTGTCATCCCATGGAACTGGAATATAGGAGCCATCCACGCGCTATCACGTTTTGCTAGGTAGTCATTTACGGTTACTAGGTGTACTCCATTCCCCGTAAGTGCGTTGAGATATACTGGTAAGGTAGCCACAAGTGTTTTACCTTCTCCCGTTTGCATCTCGGCAATTTTTCCTTGGTGCATTGCGATACCACCTATGAGCTGTACATCATAGTGAATCATATCCCATGTTACTTCTTTTCCAGCAGCATCCCAGCTATTTGACCAGATAGCTTTATCCCCTTCTAATGTCACATAATCTTTTGTGCCACTAAGTAAGCGATCATACTCTGAGGCAGTAACCTCAAGTGCTGTGTTATTAGTAAAGCGTTTTGCAGTTTCTTTTACAACGGCATAAGCCTCCGGTAATATTTCGGTGAGTGTTTTTTCAGATATTTCGTATGCTTCGTCTTTAAGCTTGTCAATTTCTGCATAAACGTCCTCACGTTCATCAATATCTTCGGTAGCCTCGGCTTTGATTTTTAGCGCTTCGGTAGCGTCTGTATTTTCCTTAAGCGCAGCGGCTAGCGTTCTTTTGAATTCAAGAGTTTTTTCGCGTAAGCTATCCAGAGATAATTTTTCTAAAGCTGCTTCGTGGGCTTTGATTTCGGCTACAATAGGAGTGATTGCTCCTACATCTTGTTTAGACTTATCGCCTACAAAAATCTTTAATACATTATCTAAAAATCCCATAATATGGTGTTGTTTTATGTCAATTTTGAACCCGTAAATTTAATCAAAAAAAAAGCCTCATAGAGAGACTTTTTAGTGTTTTAACGGGTATATTTTTAATATTCGTCTTCGTTCCAGAGGTAATCCTCGTCTGAGGGATAGTCTGGCCAGATCTCTTCGATAGAATCATAAGAGTCACCTTCATCCTCAATAGCCTGTAGATTTTCTACAACCTCAAGTGGTGCTCCTGTTCTAATCGCATAATCGATCAACTCATCTTTAGTAGCAGGCCAAGGCGCGTCACTTAGGTAAGAAGCTAGTTCAAGTGTCCAGTACATAGCATTTGTTTTTTTAATTTGTGCAAAAATAATTTTTCTAGGCAGAAATGCAAGTGAATTGGTGATTATTTCAAAATAAATGTAAGAACGTGGCTTTCAGACCTTGTAAAGTGGTGGATTTCGCTTTCGCGAAAATTTTCCTTCCTCTTAATAGTGCTTTTTCTGTAATCGGTACTCTTAATCTAGCTTTGTAGGTATCCATTTAACCTCATCTGCTTGTAAGTCTTTAGACAACTTTCGTGCCAGCACAAATAGGTAGTCAGAAAGGCGGTTAAGGTATTTAAGTGTATGCTTGTCAAACGGCTCTAGCTCATAAAGTGCTGTTGCTAAACGTTCTGCGCGTCTACACACCGTACGTGCTACGTGACAATATGACACGGTAGTGTGACCGCCAGGGAGTACAAAATGTGTCATTTGAGGTAGCGTTGTTTCCATCCAGTC
This window harbors:
- a CDS encoding DUF2795 domain-containing protein — protein: MYWTLELASYLSDAPWPATKDELIDYAIRTGAPLEVVENLQAIEDEGDSYDSIEEIWPDYPSDEDYLWNEDEY
- the secA gene encoding preprotein translocase subunit SecA, whose product is MGFLDNVLKIFVGDKSKQDVGAITPIVAEIKAHEAALEKLSLDSLREKTLEFKRTLAAALKENTDATEALKIKAEATEDIDEREDVYAEIDKLKDEAYEISEKTLTEILPEAYAVVKETAKRFTNNTALEVTASEYDRLLSGTKDYVTLEGDKAIWSNSWDAAGKEVTWDMIHYDVQLIGGIAMHQGKIAEMQTGEGKTLVATLPVYLNALTGNGVHLVTVNDYLAKRDSAWMAPIFQFHGMTIDCIDYHRPNSPERRAAYAADITYGTNNEFGFDYLRDNMSHKPEDLVQRPPNYAIVDEVDSVLVDDARTPLIISGPVPKGDVHEFNALKPQIEKIVNIQRQELVKVLPEAKKLIAAGDTKEGGKQLLRVYRGLPKNKALIKYLSEEGIRQLLQKTENFYMQDNNREMHQIDEALYFTIDEKNNQIELTDKGIETLSGKENPDFFTMPEIGLEIGKIEAKGLSPEEEAAEKEELFKDFGIKSERIHTMNQLLKAYTLFEKDTEYVVMDNKVMIVDEQTGRIMDGRRYSDGLHQAIEAKENVKIEDATQTFATVTLQNYFRMYRKLSGMTGTAVTEAGELWEIYKLDVVEIPTNRPIARKDKDDLVYKTKREKYNAVIDEVTELSKAGRPVLIGTTSVEISELLGKMLTLRKIPHNVLNAKLHKREADIVAEAGNPGVVTIATNMAGRGTDIKLSDEVKKAGGLAIIGTERHDSRRVDRQLRGRSGRQGDPGSSQFYVSLEDNLMRLFGSERIAKMMDRMGLKEGEVIQHGMISKSIERAQKKVEENNFGVRKNLLEYDDVMNMQREVVYKRRRHALYGERLRVDLANMIYDTSEVIVESNKQAQDYKNFEFELIRYFSMTSPVSESEFASKSAKELTDIIYKASFEHYREKMTKNADLAFPIIKRVYEDPAAKFERIVVPFSDGNKELRVVTNLKEAYETDGKQLVTDFEKNITLAIIDDAWKDHLRKMDELKQSVRLAVHEQKDPLLIYKFEAFELFKTMIDKVNKDVISFLFKGEIPQGNQQQVSDASQVRETREQTQTQKEEIPNLDERSTQARAAGNTQPQQQQVTETIVRSQPKIGRNDRVTIKNVMNGETKEVKFKQAEPLLAKGQWVIVQN